The genomic segment tgtgagAAAACatcgtagcaatccacagtattttaaaggaaaaaaattataaagcggaatttttaaccagctcaatatttaaaaagtaaaatcaacaaagataatttttttaaaaaaattaaatggaaaaaaaaagagaaaaaagtaaagttgaaaaaataaaagaggatagtaatttttgaaaaaacatgaaaaaaagagggaaagttggaaaaaaaaaatgtaaaaaaaaaaaagaagaagaagcattgtggattactgttgtaattcaCAGTGATTTAGGTATGAGAAAACAGTAATTGCCCACACtatttagatattgttaataaaaagaaaagtataatttacctttatttttatatatttaaaaatattttttttcttgatgggCTAAGAGTTggaggatttttatttttattttcttatgaataaGACGATtctattttggatattaatttcAACTCTtgctataataaattaatagttCCTTAATAATTCATCAAACAATTTCATCACTGAACAGATATCCTGTGAGCacaaattggataaaaataagaagaaaaaaacaaatcgaaGTTGGTTTAtcacattaataaataaataaataaataaatcatcaatcatactaatcaagaaagaaacacaTAACTAATCTTTATTAACAAATGTGTCcttcgattatttaaaaatgtgttcatcagtaatttattattattattattgaaaggaTCGTTTTTGGTATTTAATCCGTATCATAATGTTCAATCTATATTTACGTGGCTAATAAGTTTTTAGCTCCactgattactattttttatataattacttTACTgttaacaattcaaaatattaccatatatatatatatatatatgaaataagtGATATCATTTATTTCTATTCaaataattgatttgttttttaatcatggtCCAACAAccaataaagtaaaataaatatattgagataGTGATGTTCAACGGTTGACCTAAGTCTCGGctaataagagagagagaaatgataTAATGATTAACATCTCGccaaaacattttttctaaaatatttcaaatattagatttataataaactCTAGTAAGATCCACTTATAATTCCACGCATAAGACTTTTTCTATAAAGTGATTTCCCagagattaaatatatttggtaaGATTAGCATTTACCCATTCATtaattattacaaattaatattcttatgagtttttaaactaaattttgattattctaaaaaaaaaaactgaattttgtttaattggaAACAGAAAAGGATATGCAATTCCGAAAAATAGAGAGACAATTCCTTCTTCTTTCAGGATTCCTTCTGGGCTGGCATCTGCTTTGATTTTCCTGACCTGTCAATTagtgggtgggtgggtgggttTTCTACACATATTTATGACTGATTGCAGACTTTAGATCAAACTAAGTTCCCTTCCTTAGTTTTTAACCAAGAAGCATCCCCATAAAAACACCTTTTTTTCTCTGTAGTAACATCCCCTTCTGCTCCCTTGATTTCATCCTCTATTTGCTCTCgggcttttttgttttgttgttcgGAATCAACAGCagagagggtttttttttccatggctTCTCCACAGAAtacttcagaaaaaaaaaatttccaagcCAACTCTCCAGGAGGCATGCCAACCGCAAGTCAATCACAGACAAGTCTCATCATGGCTCAAATTACACTAAGGTTCTTAGCCCTTGCTTTCACTGTGACTGCTATCCCCGTAATGATCACTGCAAAGGAACCAGTCTCTCTTCTCGGGCTGGCCATTACACCAAGTTACAAACAAAGTTCTGCCATGAAGTAATTACACACTAAACATAtatattctttgattttggGGGGTTTAAGAACTTTTAAGCACGTATTATTAGCTATACAGGAGATACGCTAAGCTTTTTTGCTTCTGGGTTATCCTGCAGGTTTTTGCTTGGTGTCAATGCAACTGTGTTTGCCTTCACTGTGTTGTCAATGCTCTTTGTTTGGCCTCTCAGGCGCTCAGGATCAAAGcctatcaattatttttttcttcatttgcatGACATGGTAAGTGATTATTGTTGATTTTCTAAAACATGAATATAATCATAATTGTACAAACATTCATTCATTGTCACCTTCTTCTATAAATATTTCAAGGTACAACAAAAAATTAGTTGCCACCTACCTACCTAATTAAAGTCATTcaccaaaagtttttttttttttttctacacaaAAAACGGATAAGAAGAAGtttaaagagaaataaaatacttttataaaaacagTTGACTGAGGTTAAAAACAGTTTACCTGTAAATGGACTCATAATGGAAgctgttttatttgtttttgtattttaaatgtatttttaaaagaaactgaaatttttttttatttttttttgctttaaattaatatatttttttgctttcacatcattttaaaatgctaatatcaaaaataattttaaaaaataaaaaaaattacagattcTATCGATTCACGTCCTGCGTTCGTGCAAATTTGCTTCACGAGAAAAGATTCTCCCGACAATATAACAAGTAGAATGCTATAAAGTGCAGATAATAGTGTATAACCGCAAAGCAGCCGGTCTCTCTTCTTTTGGTTCGGTATTAAACTTTATATActctgtttctttttaattttcttggtttaatttttgctaaaaaaatgtttgattaCATTCTATCCACCACCATACTGTAGAAACAACGTTCTTTAAAATAGCTAAACACCTCTAGCTCTAAATCGTCCCACGAGTTGACGCGAGGATGAAATTTGTATGGATTGCAGGTGATGACGCTGTTGTTGATTTCTGGTTGTGCAGCAGCAACAGCTGTGGGTTATTTGAGTCAATATGGGCAACCAGAGACTTATTGGTCTCCTATTTGCGATATTGTGAAGAAGTTCTGCCACCAAATGTTGATATCTACTGTGCTATCTTACCTTGCTTTCTTTTGCTACTTGGCACTTAATATTCTATCTGTGCACAAACTCATGTCTCGAGCAACTGAGTGAATTGTGAGCAGAGAAGAGGAGAGGCTGACCAAGAAGATTAAACAATAAGGTATTAAAAAGGAGCCTCTGATCAACAACCCATTGATTTCTGGTCTGGGATGCCTCTCTTTGTTTTACAAGATGAAAGAGGGATGGGGTAGAGCAGATTATAGGTGTCTTTCTTTCTTATGTTTGTCTGTCATTGGAAGCTACAGTATTGCTGCagaacacaacattttattaatAGAACATAACATTTGTGTTTCGGATAGTTGTAAATTTTAGTTTCGAAGGTAGGTGGCTAGAATGTCACGAGCCTTTAAATTTAAGGGCATTTGGATCATGCTTTATCACCTTGAAATTGAATCTTAATTCTTAACCACTTTTGCAGTCTCCACCATGCTCAAATTATATTTGCTAAGAAAGAATGTTATTACACAGGGTACTGTTTATCGCCAAAAAATCACGACTGTAGAAATCATTGGAGCTCTCACATCCAACTTCCCCTGCTGACGTTGCTGAGAATCTCTCAGCTTATTTGGTGATAATCACAATAACCACCAAAAGATGAACACTGATCGGAAACTGACTTCCGTTGCCTGTTTGAAgcgtacaaaaaaaaaattgttcttgtttttgtctTTCATCAAAACAGAAGACCATGTTTCTAAAGATATAAAATCTTGCAGGTTTTATTAGACAGTATTTTAAAACCAGAATGTACATAGATGTGGAAGTGGAAGAGACAGATGAAGAAGAAAGTATCTAGTTGCTATTCCACGGTAAGGTATGGTACTGTACTAGCCTTGCATGGCATAGTTTTCAGTTCATCAGAGTACATGTGCAATTACACAGAAGAAGAGGTCATAGAGGGTTTCATTCAGTTTCAGTCTCATCTTCAGAATCTTTGGGGTGCTCTTTTAAGGGCTGGCTCTGGATTTCCCACTTGTTGCGATCCCATGCTGAATCTATTTCAGGCAATAAATAGTCATCGGGTGCTAATGACAATTGGAAATCTGGTAGGTCAGGCGGTGTTTGTAGAGCCCTGCAACATTAACaatgttaaaattatagtttcgGACAGTaattgtaaacaaaaaaaaaaaggtgaactGAAATACAAATAAAGGTCAAGTAGAAAGCTGCTTACTTCTCTTCTTCCAAGAGGTAGCCATACATCTGAGACTTCCTTGCTGCAACTTCAGGAATTTTCTGATGCAAGTGCTTCATTGCACCCCAAAGTGGAGGGGATCTTCAGGAAAAATGGAGAAATAAGCGAAAATAAAggataacaaaacaaatattattctCAGGTACTTCTTACAGAAGACTGTCAAAACCAACCTGGTAACAGGAGCAGTGAGGCAAAAAGTTAAGCAGGCCTTCTTGCTCTCTGACAAAAGTCCATCTGCAGCTAGAAAACAGCATACAGCAGTAACATGACAGGCTGGTTCAGTGCCCTTGTCAAGGATCAGACCATGGTAGTAGTAAGCTGCAGCCTGATAGGTTATATGGAATAATCAGAATTAGTTGATGCAAAATTGTGATATGCAGCCCTAAGATTGATTTAGTAATCAGGATTTAAAGTTTATTGCGATGGAAACCTTTGCTTCAAGGAACTTCCACTTGATGAAACAGAGATGCTTCTTTCCATGCATATTACTCGTGTTAGACTCTGACAAGCAGTGATAAGCCTGAACAAGCATAGAGACAAACACTAACGATGAGACTTGAGAAACAACGAAGGTTGCCAAGCTTAAGATCTAAACAAACAAGGAAAGTTTACCAAATACGTCATGAAAAAGTATTTCAAAAATAGTCTTCTAGTATATTTCAAATGAAAGTTATCTGTTCCTccttgttgaatgatgaattctACTGAAAGAGGCTTCTAAAGTCACAACCCACAAAATAATGCAATAGAACATTGTATCGGAGCTTGACCAGTTCAAGTCTTGGGGAGAATAAAAGCGTAATCACAAACCTGACCGAAGTAGATCAGCTGTTCACATGCCAACCTCCTCTTCACCGACAATGAAACCTTTTGACTTTCGACAGCTAAACCAAGCTGAATTTCAGTTCCCTGAATTTGACAATAGTATTAGTTTCCTCTAATTCGCATTTGATGATAAAATGCCAGTCAATGTGGGAGGTCGGCTAGCATTATACCTGGCCTAGTGCTTGAATTGATATAGCCTCCAGGACACCATCCTGAAAATCTTCtgaaaactttttcctggaTACACAGAATCAATCACAAACATTAACATATTGACTTAAAGTTCCAGGAAAAATTCCTAAGTCTGCATCTTCGTTTTCTTACTTGATATCTGGTGCTAAATGAGCCATGATTTCACGGACGCAGAATACCAAGCATCCTGATGCCTTAAGCAGTAAATCAACAGAATCCCTCTTACAATCTGAGTTTTATGTTATACATTTATCACAATCCCTTGAGATTTGGACAAAAAGATCTTTGTCATAATAATTGAAGACTAAACATAGACCATTAAGGATACGAATGCGAACCTGAAGATACAACCCTAATGCCAGAACCAGAGTGATCCTTAGGGATCATCATCGAGTTAGCCTCCGACAAATTAAGCATTGCTATCATGTGAATGACAGATAGTAATTCAAACCAGGAGTTTGCCACAGAGTTTTCCTTCTGAATCatatttgatcaatttcaaattaCCAGTCTACTACCAACTAAAGGTATTCCAGAAGTAGCTGAAAGCAGAGAATCGATAGGCTTACCAGCCGGCCATCTTCCAGATTTTTCCAGTTGAATTCCACCAAGCCCTCAAGTCCATGTTCTGCAAGATACATAGACAATTCATTAGAAAAATAGATGTGAAAGAGACTGACGAAAAGATTAACCTAGAAATGAACCCTTAAAACCTTTCTTGGTGAGCCCAATCAGAAGAGGCAAGTACTCTTCCAATGCCCTCCTCAGTTCAGCTACAGCAGATCCACCTGCATTGACCACAATTTGTATTGCAATTTAATCTCGTCttcaattcttaaaaaaaaattcaaaaatcccTTCCAACAGCAAAAATGCACAGTTCCCAGATACTATAATGTATGTCCTTTTCCTATTTCTCCACAGCAACCAAAGAAAACACAAACTAATGAAACGCTATAAGCAGGATTGTGAGAAACAACAGACCAGTATCCTCAGCCACTAACACAATCTGATTGCGAAGACAGGCCAGCCTATCAACAAGATCTTGAAGAATTAACCCTCTAAGTGGCCTTTGAAGATCAGATTGTGCTGGTATTCTCATAGAAGGAACGTACACCACCACTTCTGGTATACATGTGTTCTTTCTCTTCCCGACTGCGTACATAGAAGCACTGCAccccattttttcttctttcaagcTCTCTCCAATATAGCATTCTACATAAAATATATCACGTAAGAAACTCTCTATATAGCTtctctttcaataaaaaatacgttgcaagaaaaacaaatagcacTATTTATACAAATACAAGAGAAGTATGAAGTAGCAGTGGAAGATAACAAGAAATGGAAGTGTCAACTAATAAAGATTAATTAAGAGCAATAAAGACAAACATTAGTAATAAATAATAGAGAGAGGAGCATTAATGGAGTAGTGGGATATATAAGAGCAGGAAGATTCATAGTTAATAAAGAAAGCAGACAAGCGATGAGATCTTGATCACTCACAATTGGTGCAGAGAGAAGAGGAGGAGTGGATGAAAATGTGAAGCTTCGAGGATGCATTATAAATGTTGATGATATTAGAGAGgcagcgagagagagagagagagtaggaAGCTCAGGAACCGAGACATGGCTCACATGGAGTCGTCGTAGAAATCTCTGCAGGAGctctttgaaaatttataatCAACTTGTGTTACTATTATTTCTTTAATCCAAGTAAGCTTTTCAGTTAATTACTGGTTAATTTGTCCATTTTTACTAACtatattcttctttttatctgatggtaatttctttattttacttttatttttttcaagctaCAAGCATGGCCTATTTTGTTCATCAGGCGGGCAACTCCCTTATTTCTTACAAATGTTAATGATCAGTCATCCGGGCCACCGGCACTGCAGTATACatgtaataacaaaaaagctaaaacGGAAAGCAAAACCAATGTGGTTATAGATATATTGTGCTTCATCACTAcagtataattatatttttattttttttgaaaaaaaatcaataaacttgtctttaaagataattcattttcttttttcttgcatagtgaataatagcattaaaaaagaaaaaatgaaaaaactcttCCCAAGGATTGTTTTGTCTTTTCAccggttttttaaaattaaatttagattgattGAAAAGCAATTTAATCTTTTACTAAATAGACTATAAACACATTTTACTAATCACCGCTATAGTATAATTACATTTTTactcatccaaaaaaaaaatcaatgaacttTCTTTTTGATACCAGCAGAAGCACAACAAGATAAGAACAAGCATTAaaagacagaaaataaattaaatttgggtCAAAACACAACCGATCCttgaattttattctatttcCCAATTAATATTATGACCAAGTTTgcctcttaaaaaaatttgatcacATCAAtgtctttttaaattcaaataaaaaactaacacATGGAAGACTCTGAATTGTGGGTTTTTCATATGAATTCACCGAAGGAGAtttagtttaataactatgtctTAAAGTTGACCCttgttcaaaataaacatgaaattaaGTAACTGGTGGCTTTCGAACTATGGTAAGAACAATAATTGTTGAGTATTTATTagctattaaaatattattacatgAATCCGATTATGTAAACAAAAACTGTTTTGACTGCTTGGTGCATTTGTCTAACAGCTAGGGTTATCTGTTGATCAGAGGGCTTATCTACGCTACATCCAATGAAATCACAGGAGCCATTGTTTCGTTGAAAtactcctctctttttttatcgaTAGCTTCCAAGTTTCCCCACATGGCTAAACACAATAATGATGTTTAAGACTTTTAGGTGGAATTATGCAGATTGATATGGGTTCCTGGGCTATGTGGTCCAGCCATCATGAAATCATAGATCACAAGGAAAAACCCTCAGCTCCATGGCCATGTTGAATGTGTTCAAACTGTGTGTTTGCTTCCCATTTTTCGTTTTTAATCTTTATGCTAAAAACTGAATTTTGCAGtcaaatgatatttaaatagaGAAGAAGTGCTGCTGTGGTTTTGGATAGATCTGCCGTTAATGGCGCTAGGTTAAATAAATCTGGCAGCTTCCTGTATACGTGCGAGATGAGATAGGTGGGGTAGTTCTcataaagaaaatgaagtacAAGCTTCATAGATGCAGCATGCATGTTACTTAGGACAAGACAGCCTGGTTCATGGATGGCAGCAATCAACGTTCTTCTCTAGGCTTCAATCCCAGACTCCTGGTTGTCAGAGACTAATAATTTTCAGCAATGCACAACTTAATGACAGCCGCCGCTGTGTGAGAAATGGAgtgataaatttcaatttgatccctttTGTTTCAATCACAGCTCAAATTTTCATAGTTGAGACAAGACTGActaatttcatgcaattagACTCCTGTCAAAAATCAATTGAGATCCCTTAATTCTAGCATCTTTCACAAAG from the Populus nigra chromosome 1, ddPopNigr1.1, whole genome shotgun sequence genome contains:
- the LOC133692286 gene encoding CASP-like protein 1F3 — its product is MASPQNTSEKKNFQANSPGGMPTASQSQTSLIMAQITLRFLALAFTVTAIPVMITAKEPVSLLGLAITPSYKQSSAMKFLLGVNATVFAFTVLSMLFVWPLRRSGSKPINYFFLHLHDMVMTLLLISGCAAATAVGYLSQYGQPETYWSPICDIVKKFCHQMLISTVLSYLAFFCYLALNILSVHKLMSRATE
- the LOC133692273 gene encoding uncharacterized protein LOC133692273 isoform X1, producing MGCSASMYAVGKRKNTCIPEVVVYVPSMRIPAQSDLQRPLRGLILQDLVDRLACLRNQIVLVAEDTGGSAVAELRRALEEYLPLLIGLTKKEHGLEGLVEFNWKNLEDGRLKENSVANSWFELLSVIHMIAMLNLSEANSMMIPKDHSGSGIRVVSSDCKRDSVDLLLKASGCLVFCVREIMAHLAPDIKKKFSEDFQDGVLEAISIQALGQGTEIQLGLAVESQKVSLSVKRRLACEQLIYFGQAYHCLSESNTSNMHGKKHLCFIKWKFLEAKAAAYYYHGLILDKGTEPACHVTAVCCFLAADGLLSESKKACLTFCLTAPVTRSPPLWGAMKHLHQKIPEVAARKSQMYGYLLEEEKALQTPPDLPDFQLSLAPDDYLLPEIDSAWDRNKWEIQSQPLKEHPKDSEDETETE
- the LOC133692273 gene encoding uncharacterized protein LOC133692273 isoform X2, which translates into the protein MGCSASMYAVGKRKNTCIPEVVVYVPSMRIPAQSDLQRPLRGLILQDLVDRLACLRNQIVLVAEDTGGSAVAELRRALEEYLPLLIGLTKKEHGLEGLVEFNWKNLEDGRLENSVANSWFELLSVIHMIAMLNLSEANSMMIPKDHSGSGIRVVSSDCKRDSVDLLLKASGCLVFCVREIMAHLAPDIKKKFSEDFQDGVLEAISIQALGQGTEIQLGLAVESQKVSLSVKRRLACEQLIYFGQAYHCLSESNTSNMHGKKHLCFIKWKFLEAKAAAYYYHGLILDKGTEPACHVTAVCCFLAADGLLSESKKACLTFCLTAPVTRSPPLWGAMKHLHQKIPEVAARKSQMYGYLLEEEKALQTPPDLPDFQLSLAPDDYLLPEIDSAWDRNKWEIQSQPLKEHPKDSEDETETE